A window from Solanum stenotomum isolate F172 chromosome 7, ASM1918654v1, whole genome shotgun sequence encodes these proteins:
- the LOC125871417 gene encoding ethylene-responsive transcription factor-like protein At4g13040, producing the protein MVSIRRRKLLGLCSGRSAFLVPLPKFSGNGHFAEHRFFNNRPTSVHPMPSTDIDESKEKIAIKVVPGSSNSHASGSLMEQTAQQFPEVKRRKRHRRKHFENQEPCLMRGVYFKNMKWQAAIKVDKKQIHLGTVGTQEEAARLYDRAAFMCGREPNFELSEEEKQELRQFKWDDFLAFTRSAITNKKTRRRSGAGARRKSEPLTSALNSEEDEEEEEGGEPESNSFSASEDIDHDILFS; encoded by the exons ATGGTGAGCATCCGAAGGCGCAAGCTGTTAGGACTTTGCTCTG GACGAAGCGCCTTCTTGGTTCCACTGCCAAAGTTCTCTGGGAATGGGCACTTTGCCGAACATCGTTTCTTCAACAACAGACCCACTAGTGTACATCCAATGCCATCAACTGATATTGATGAGTCAAAAGAG AAAATTGCTATAAAGGTTGTTCCTGGATCATCGAATAGTCATGCCTCTGGCTCCTTGATGGAGCAGACTGCTCAACAATTTCCAG AAGTTAAACGCAGAAAGCGACACAGGAGAAAGCACTTTGAAAACCAAGAACCATGTCTCATGAGAGGTGTCtactttaaaaatatgaaatggcAAGCTGCAATAAAAGTTGATAAAAAACAAATCCACTTGGGTACAGTTGGCACTCAAGAAGAAGCTGCTAGACTGTATGACAG GGCTGCTTTTATGTGTGGGAGGGAACCAAATTTTGAGCTTTCCGAGGAAGAGAAGCAGGAACTAAGACAATTCAAATGGGACGACTTTTTGGCATTTACACGCTCTGCGATTACTAATAAGA AAACTCGAAGAAGAAGTGGGGCTGGTGCACGGAGGAAATCTGAGCCTTTAACTTCAGCACTGAACAGTGAGGAGgatgaggaagaggaggagggaGGGGAGCCGGAAAGCAACAGTTTTTCAGCGTCTGAAGATATAGATCATGACATATTGTTCTCTTGA